The genomic DNA ACAACTTTGACTAAAATCACTATGGAGTATTGATATACACAACATATTATTAAAAAATATAATCATCTCATCCATAATGCGTAAACAAAGATCTGATTTTGAAAATTTACCTATTGCCAGTAAATATTTCCTGCAACAACTGGGAGCTAAAGTTACTCCACAAACTATAGAACGCCAACTCACTACTCACCCTGCGTACCCCTCTGTGCTATCGCTTTCTGAAACTTTGTCAGACCTGTCAATAGAAAACATGGCAGTGAGCATTACTACCGATCGGCTCGAAGAAGTTCCATACCCGGCAATAGCCCACTTTAGCAGAGGACATTTTGTGGTACTCGATGGACTCGAAAACGGGCAGCTCACCTATTTCGACCCAGCCAAAGGTCACGTTACCCAATCTGTAGAAGAGTTTGCAGCAGAATGGTCGGGGGTATTGCTTATGGCAGAGTTGGACGAAGAAACTCACTTGGGCGAAGCAGATTTTATATTCAAAAAATACCGTACACCGCTCATTATTGGCGCATCTATGATGTTTTTTGTGCTAGGGCTGGTAGCAGGTTTTGTCAATTTTAAGGTTGCCTGGGCTACTTGGTTGCCTCTGTTGGGGCTCAAAGCAGTAGGACTAACTACTGCCGTATTACTCATTCTCAAGGAAGAAGGCATAAGCAATGCTTTGGTGCATAAAATATGCGATACCAACGCCAAAACCAGCTGTGGACAAGTACTCGATTCGCCGGCAGCCAAACTATTTGGCTGGCTCAAAATGTCGCACCTTGGCTTTATCTATTTCGCGGGCGGCAGCCTTGCCTTACTCACCTCGCTTACCTCAGGCAATTTATTTTCTATTGCGGTTTGTCTGGGGGTGTTTACTATACTGGCGTTGCCTTATACCATTTTTTCGGTATACTATCAGGCAATGGTGGTCAAAAAATGGTGCTTACTCTGCTTGGCGGTACAGTTGATTTTCTGGCTGGAATTTGCCGCTGGTTTTTCTTTATGGAGCTATGATAGCCGTTTTTTCAATGCCACAAGTATTTTACACATTGCCGTTACCTTTGGCGTAGTGGTGGTGTTCTGGTTGCTGTTCAAACCTGGCTTTCGCCTCAAAAAAGAATTGCTTGAACAAGAAGCCAAGCTCAACTTTTTCCTTAAAAACGAACAAATTATGCGGGGTGTCCTTGAAAGTGCCCCTCACGCGTCGCCTGTCAACTTCGAAGATCAGGTGATACTAGGCGACCCCGAAGCTCCTATAGAGGTAACCATGATCAGTAATGTATTTTGTGGTCCTTGTGCCCAAAAACATGAGGCATTGGTAAAGTTAATGAGAGAACTACCTGGTATACTGCGGGTACAAGTATTGTTTACTGCCAAAAAAGAGCAAGAAGATGAACAAAACAAAGTAAGTCAGCACCTGATAGGTCTGCATTACCAATATAACCAGGCGCAATGCCTCGAGGCTACTTCTTTTTGGTATAAGCATAAAGACTATACAGCTTTGGTCAAAAATTATCCCCTGACAGAAGATAGTCTAGAGAAAGCCAAAAACCTACACATACAACACGCTTACTGGGTTGACCAAGAGCAAATCACTGGAACTCCTACCCTATTGGTACAAGGCAGACAGTTGCCCGTTGGATTTGATCTGGAAAACTTTAAGTCTTACTGGCGTAATATGGCAATGGTAGAAGATGAATAAGCCTTTTTCAATTACGAATTGTTTAATTACGAATGGGCGCGATGCGAAGCTAAAAAATTATCGTATGGGTTAATTACGAATTACGAATTTTTCAATTACGAATGAGGAAATAGACTGGAGGGAGAAGGGGTTATTCAAGCCAAGACAATTCAACCCTAAAAAAAACATTCCCCTGCTTTGGTCTTAGTGAAGCGAGGCCAAAGCATGCCAACACTCGAAACATCATACCCAAGTTGTTTGTGACGTTTCCGGTCGGCATTGTTCAGGTCGCCCTGCGGTAAGACCTTCACAGGAAGTTGTTTATTGGCAGGGGCAAGCCAAGACAATTCAACCCTAAAAACATTCCCCTGCTTTGGTCTTAGTGAAGCGAGACCAAAGCATGCCAACACTCGAAACATCATACCCAAGTTGTTTGTGACGTTTCCGGTCGGCATTGTTCAGGTCGCCCTGCGGTAAGACCTTCACAGGAAGTTGTTTATTGGCAGGGGCAAGCCAAGACAATTCAACCCTAAAAACATTCCCCTGCTTTGGTCTTAGTGAAGCGAGGCCAAAGCACGCCAACACTCG from Microscilla marina ATCC 23134 includes the following:
- a CDS encoding vitamin K epoxide reductase family protein; translation: MRKQRSDFENLPIASKYFLQQLGAKVTPQTIERQLTTHPAYPSVLSLSETLSDLSIENMAVSITTDRLEEVPYPAIAHFSRGHFVVLDGLENGQLTYFDPAKGHVTQSVEEFAAEWSGVLLMAELDEETHLGEADFIFKKYRTPLIIGASMMFFVLGLVAGFVNFKVAWATWLPLLGLKAVGLTTAVLLILKEEGISNALVHKICDTNAKTSCGQVLDSPAAKLFGWLKMSHLGFIYFAGGSLALLTSLTSGNLFSIAVCLGVFTILALPYTIFSVYYQAMVVKKWCLLCLAVQLIFWLEFAAGFSLWSYDSRFFNATSILHIAVTFGVVVVFWLLFKPGFRLKKELLEQEAKLNFFLKNEQIMRGVLESAPHASPVNFEDQVILGDPEAPIEVTMISNVFCGPCAQKHEALVKLMRELPGILRVQVLFTAKKEQEDEQNKVSQHLIGLHYQYNQAQCLEATSFWYKHKDYTALVKNYPLTEDSLEKAKNLHIQHAYWVDQEQITGTPTLLVQGRQLPVGFDLENFKSYWRNMAMVEDE